The DNA segment CGTTCTCGCAGAGCGAAAGCGAGTTGATCAGGGCACCCCCCTGGAACAGTACGCCGATTTCGCGCAGCAGCATGTCGTAGCTGTTCTCGCCCAGTCCCAGAAGGTCATGTCCCAGCAGTTCGATCCTGCCTGCCAGCGCTGGTGTCAACCGCAGCATGGTCTTGAGCAGTGTCGATTTGCCGCAGCCGCTGCCGCCCAGTATAACCGTTATGCGCCCGGCAGGGATCGAGAGAGAAAGATCCTGCAGTACCGGGGTCTCCCCGTAGCCGGCAGCAACCTGTTGCAGTACCACTGCAGCCGGGGATCGGTCTGCGGCGGTACCGGGATTACGGGTATTCATGCGGTCCTCCTATAGCAGTGTCAGGCTGAACAGCGCGTCCAGCACCAGCACCGCAAAGATAGCTGCCACCACCGACTTGGTGGTGGCACGGCCGACCCCCTCTGCACCGCCCTCAACCTGAAAACCGAAATGGGCTCCGATCAGGACAATCACCCAGGCAAATACCACCGTCTTGCTGTAACTGCGCACCAGATCGCGCAGCAGGATCACCGAAGCGCTCTGCTGCAGGTATGTTGTCGGATGGATGTCCAGATATCCCATGCCGATAACCGCACCGCCCAGGACCCCGGCGGTGATCGCCAGGGTAAGCAGCAGTGGCATTACCAGGGTTATTGCCATCAGCTTGGGCACCACAACATATTTTACCGGGTGCAGCCCCATTACCTTCAGGGCCTCCAGCTCCTCGGTAACCCTCATGGTTGCAATCTCCGAGGCGGTTGCCGATCCGGTTCGGCCGGCGACAATAATGGAGGTCATGATCGGTCCCATTTCGTGAATCAGCGCCAGGGCAATCAGATCGGCTACCAGCATGCCGGCACCAAACTGCTGCAGCTGGATAGCCGCCTGTAGTGCCAGGATAAAACCGAGGATTGCCGACAGCAGACCGATTATCCCGACCGCCTCGACACCCATGGTAAAGCAATGAGCTATGACCGAGCCGGATCTCCGATCCTGCGGATGGAAGATCCCGGTGATGCTCCAGTACAGGCTGTCGGCGGCAAGCTGAAAAAAGGCACGCAGGGCCAGGATTCTGGCCAGGGCCGCAGCCCCGGTGCGTTCAAGAAAACGGGGGTGCTGCGGGACTGGCATCGGGCCAGGCTGGACAGCCTCGCTGGCGGTGTAGATCTGGCGCAGCTGCTCCGGCAGGCTGTGCAGGGTTTCAGTGCGCAATCGGTGATGCCTGTGCAATAGCTGCTGCAAAAACAGCGCGCCGGCCGGATCCAGGGCGGTTACCCGGCTCAGGTCCAGATGATCGGGAACCTGTTTCTGAAAGCGATAGTGCAGCTGTGCAGCCGCCTGGTAATCCAGTCTGCCAACAAGGCGAACGGTGCCCTCCTGTTGTTCGATCTGCATATCGGTCCCCATCAGTTCAGCAAATAGCTCAGGCGCAGCACCAGACGGTGGCTGTAGTTCAATTCAAAGAGATCGCTCTGCGGGGTATTGCTCACGATGAAGCGATAGTTCAGTGAGAGCGGTCGCAGCAGCAGCCAGTTGAGTCCGGTACTCCATTCCAGGATGATATTCTCTCCTTCCAGCAGCGGGAACAGCAGATCCGCGGTGGTGTTCAGCTGTACCCGGCGCAGCGGACGGAACCCTCCCATGGCCGAAACCTCAAGACCAACCGAGGTGTCGTCCTCCAGATCCTCGTAGCCATCGCTGGTAACCCGTTGTACCCCGCGGTTGAATTCCTGCCTCAGCCCGAATCCGCTGCGCAGGGTCAGTGAGGCGCGCGGGGCATTCAACAGCCGCAGATTCAGCCCGACACCCTCGCGCATCAGCAGCGGGAACAGCGGCGGTTCCAGTACCACCGGGTCTGCATCCTCGGGAAGGTTCCGGTCGTATACCGGGAAGAAGTGGGTGTTCAGGTCGAACCTGGCGTACACGCCAAGATTGCGATAGACATCCAGGATGCCGGCGGTGCGGAGGTCAAAGTCATCCTCGCGAATTTCGATCCCCGAGTCCTGGTCCCAGCCCAGTCCCAGCTCGGAAAACTGCAGGATATTCAGGGTGGTGCGACGCTGCTGGTACCGTAGCTGGTTGTCCAGCTGGCCGGTAAGGGTGGCCGAATAAGCCCCGTCTGCACCGTAATTGCGATGGCTGCCGATAAAGTTCAGCACCGCATGCAGCGAACTGCTGAGGTTCCAGTTGCCAAAGGGCAGAGCAATCAACTCGTCATCGATGATACCGGCGCCGATCATCCGGACCGGACCTTCGGTAGTATCGACCACTACCGTCAGGCGCTTCCATTTTCCCTCTTCTATCTGAATGGTGGTAAAGTTGCGATAGGTGTTGAAGGGTTCGTTGTCCAGGGTGATCTTGTACAATCCTGGCGGAAGGTGGATCACATCCGGGCTGTCGCCCAGTTCCTCGCGGGCCGGGAAGCGCGATATATAACTGGTTCCCTCTGCATCGAACACCTCAAACAGGATGTCCTGCGGGGTTCTGCGCTCGTCGATGATCTCTACCGTGAGCTCTCCCCAGTCGGGGCGAACCAGGGTGCGGTAGCCCCGCCGCACCTGTACCCCCCGTTGCTGCATCTGCAGCTCCGCCGAACCGCTGCCGTACAGCAGATGATACTCGCCGGCAGGCAGTGCCAGGTCTTCGCCAAAAACCCCCTGGTATTCGCGTCCCTGCCGGTCGATTGCAAGAAAGCTGGCGGTTTCACGGATGCCGCTGATGCTTGGCATCAGCAGTATTCCGTGCCCATCCGGGGCGTCTGCTGCTTCCAGATCGTGCTGTTCATCATCGGCGGCAGCGGTGCGTCGGGCAGCCGCCGGCCGCTCGTCAAAATGGGCATAGATCAGGTCGATAAAGATATCGAACTCCTCGAGTATCAGTTCGTTCAGGGTCTGGACATAGAGCTCCATCGAGGTTGAGTACAGGGGCTGCATGCGATTGCTGCGGTGCGACAGTATCGTCTCGCCGCGCCCGTCGCGCAGGGTAAGGGTCATGTCCAGGGATGCCTCGCTGAGGGCCTCGGAACGAACCAGCTCAACCCGGTGTACCTGCATCGCAATCTCGAAATCCGGACGGGAGTCCAGAAAATCCATGCTGGCACTGCGGAAGCTGTTGTATGCCTGCAGGCGGGTGGTGAGCAGACGCGGAAAAAAATCGCTTAAGCGACCAGCCCACAGATCCCGCTCGCTGTAGCTGATCTGCGGACCGAAATGACGGACTACCATCTGGCGACCGCTGTAGGTGCGCGGGATTTCCGGTGTCTGTATCCAGACCCGATAGGGCAGCGGTTCCTGGCGAACAAGATCGCGCGACTCGGTATAGTCCAGATAGTCCAGGGTGTAGTAGTAGGTTGGCAGCTGCTCCGGGGTAAGGCAGCCGGCCAGCAGCCCCAGGAGCAGGAGTAATGCCAGCAGCTTGGTAGACCGGAAGGTTCTCATACACACTCCTAAAAACGGATCAGGCTTGAGGGATCCTCGCTTATTATGCGCGAGAATTCGCTCAGGTCTTCCAGTATTTCGTTCAGGATCTCCATTGATCGCAGCACATCGCGGCTGGAACGGATTATGGTCATGTCCATACGGTTAAAGGTCGTACCGAACTGCTCCAGCAGCACAGCGGTTTCGCCAGCAATCTCGGCCAGCGGCACCTGCGCAATAGTGTCGGCAATCTCTGCCAGATTATGCGATATCTCGGCTGATCGTTCGGCGGTGGTTGCCGCATTCTGCAGTATACCGATCCATTCCGGCGACTCGGTCAGTTCCCGTATGCGGCCGGTAATCTCCTGGAGGTCGGCAGCGCCGGCAGCGATTGCCTCCAGGCTGGAATCGAACTGCGGGCTGCCGGTGACGGCTTCCAGCCGGGCCGAGATGACCGCCGCCGAGGCAGCCAGCTGCTGCAGATCCTCGGTAATACTGTCCAGGCGCACAATGGAGGCAGCAAGCGGTTCGCCGGCCTCGGCCAGGGTTTCATCGACGTGGGCCAGGATGCTGCGCACGCGCTGCTGATTGTCGGGACCAAGCAGCAGATTGATGTTGTTCAGGGTCTGTTCAACCTTGGCAATGATAATCTGAGCATCTCCGGTAATGTTGTCAAACAGGGAGGTGCCCGGGGTGATATATGATTCCGGCGGCAGCAGGGCGGCTGCCCGTGACCCGCCTATAAGCTCGATCTGCCTCCCGCCGGTTATCCCGGTCATGGTGAGCTGGGCCTCGACATCGGCCTTGATCGGCACCCCTTCCTGCAGACTTAATACGACGGTTACCCGTCGTGGTTCCTCGGGATCAAAGCGTATATCATCAACCCGACCAACCTGAATGCCCTGGTACAGTACCGAACTGCCCAGCTGCAGTCCGCTCACCGGCTGATCCAGAAACTCTATGTAGTAGATGTCGCGAGACTGCAGCAGTGCATCCCCCAAAACCCAGATAAAGAAGCCGATTGTCAGAATTCCGCCGACCAGCCAAAAGATCCCGAGCCGAATTTTCTGTTCTGTGGTCAAGCGCATGCTGTAACTTTCGTACAGTGGGAGGGGTGTGTCAATACAAGGGAAATGCAGCAGCAGGATTCGAACCGCTGTCGGCTGTGGTGCCGACAGCGGTCGTGGTCAGAAGGTCAGTGCGATGTACGGGAACAAGAGCAGGGAATGATCGACTGCCAGGTAGATGCTGCTTACGATATCCACTACGTCGTAATCAGCCATTACGCCTACAGCCAGACCAACGTTGTCAAGGAAAGAAATTCCAGCCTGTGCCTGACCTCTCAGGCCGGCCCCCATGTAGAATGTGGTGTTATCACCGGTGCCAATGAGATAGGCGATGCCGGCGCCACCGGCAGCTTGCAGGTGGAAGCGATCAGCGAACTCGCCGCGAAAGCCGACACCCAGCATGTAGCTCATGTTGAGCATAGGATCTGCCAGGTCCCCCGAAAAAGCAGGCGAGCTGCTTCCGTTGGAGAGTTCGGTTTCTCCACGGGTAAGCCAGTTTGCGGTGCCTCGCCCGAAAATGCCTATGGAAGATCGAGCCTGCAGTATACTGTACTGCACACCGCTGCCGCTCAGGGTAGTGGTTGCGGTTGTGGTATCGTTGATGCTTTCTACCAGCTGATATCTGGCAAAGCCGAAGCCCAGGCTGTGATAATGATTGGTAGAATACCCGCTGGCAGCAGCAAGGAAAAATATGCAGGCAGCCAGGCAGAAGGTTTTGGATTGCATGTAAGCCTCCGGTTGTTTTATCGGTAATTATGCAAATTACGCAGAAATATGCAATCTGTTCATATAAAAAAACCGGAGTGGTCAGAGCACTCCGGTTATGGCAAGCGATCGCAGCAGCTTACTGCTGGATTGCGGCGCCCTCTACCTCAACGGTTCCCCAGGAGAGGAACGGGACAAATGAACTCAGAATGAAGTCCACAAAGGTGTATCCATCGCGGATTGTCATGTTGGTGACTGCGTTTGCATCGGCAGCAGTCAGCGCTGGTTCCAGAATGATGTCCAGCTGTTCGGTCGGGTTGTCGCCCAGTACGAACAGGGACGGGTGAATGATGTAGATGTAGCCTTCATCTACCGCAATATCGCCGCGAGCTTCGCCGGTAACCGAGGCATATGCCAGGTTACCGTCGGTTGCGGTGTAGGTTGTCATACAGCCGGACAGAGCCACGGCTGCAGCAAGAATAATCAAGCCAAGCAGAATTTTTTTCATACCATCCTCCATTGAACACCCCTGCTCTGACCAGGGCTGTTACTGTTTGTTTCTCAGGGGATACGCCCCTAATAATCTTCCAATAAAAACTGTCCAGCCATGCGTCGAGTGATACGACGCACCGATACCGATGCCGCTGATAGGGCCAAGGGGAAGCCGGACATGCGGGGTAATGCGATACACTGGCGAATCATCATAGCCGAAGGCCCAGCCGACGTCGCCGGTAACATATACACCGAACAGTTTTGACTGTGCGCTGCTCAACCTCTCGAACAACGGGAGCTCAAGCCCGACCGAGGGGGTAAACCCCGCGTCCCAGGTGTAGCCAAGGTTGGCACGCAGGCGCGGGCGTACCAGGCCCCGACCGTAGCCATATGCCAGTCCGAGGCCGAGATACCTGGAGGAAATAAAACTGCGTACCGGTTCATCGGCATCAGCAGTAAAATCCCATTCCGTGTTTACACCGAAATAGTGAGGCAGATAGCGATCGGATGTGGCCGATGCAGCTGCAGGTGCCCATAGAAATATACACAGCAATACACAGACTGTCACAGACAGTCTTCCGGGGGAGTTCATACCAAGCATCACTGGAAGCATAGCGCAGCCGGAATGTCAAATCAAATTATTCGTAAAAAAATTGTCCTGGTGCCCGGGTGGCAGACCCGGCAGGGTCTGCGGGCACAACAACAGGTAACCGATTGACGCGTCCAATCCGCCATCATACACTGCAGACAATGAAACTGCATGAGAAATCCGCCGATACGGCTGTCGCCGGTCTGGTATCGGTGGTAGTGAATACTGCGCTGTTTGGAGTCAAGCTATGGGTCGGGATGCTGTCCGGCTCGCTGGCGATTATCGCTGATGCCTGGCACACCCTGTCCGACAGCCTGTCCTCGGTGGTAGTTATCCTGGGGGCACTGGTGGCCAGCAAGCCAGAGGACGAGAACCATCCCTTCGGGCATCAGCGGGCCGAATGGATCGCCGCCCTGATTATAGCTGCTTTGCTGGCCATGGTTGCCCTGAATTTCGGGGTGGAAGCGGTGCAGCGCCTGCGCGAGGGTACCACCGCCCGGTACGGACTGGCAGCGGTGGCGGTGACCACTGCCTCGATTCTGATCAAGGAGGGGTTGGCGCAGTACTGTCTGCACCGGGCGCGTCGCAGCGGTTCCGAGGCCTTGCGTGCCGACGCCTGGCACCATCGCAGCGATGCATTCAGTTCCGTGGTTATCCTGGCAGGTATCCTGTTGGGATCCCGCTTTTTCTGGATTGATGCCGTCCTTGGGCTGGCAGTTGCACTGCTGATTATGGCTACCGCGATATCCCTGCTGCGCCGGGTCAGCAGCCTGGTTATGGGAGAGTCGCCGGACAGCGAGCTGGTGCAGAGCCTGAGCAGGGTAGCTAATCGGGAGGCTGGACATGATGTGCTGCTGCATCATGTGCATCAGCATGTGTACGGCAACCACCGCGAGGTTACCATGCATATCCGGCTGGACAACGAGATGTCTATTGCCGAGGCCCATGAGATGGTCGATCGGATCGAGATGCGAATGCGACGTGAGCTGGATGTGGAGCCAACAATACATATCGAACCACGCCGACGGGTAGAGAGCCGATCGGCTGTCGACCCA comes from the Spirochaeta africana DSM 8902 genome and includes:
- a CDS encoding ABC transporter permease produces the protein MQIEQQEGTVRLVGRLDYQAAAQLHYRFQKQVPDHLDLSRVTALDPAGALFLQQLLHRHHRLRTETLHSLPEQLRQIYTASEAVQPGPMPVPQHPRFLERTGAAALARILALRAFFQLAADSLYWSITGIFHPQDRRSGSVIAHCFTMGVEAVGIIGLLSAILGFILALQAAIQLQQFGAGMLVADLIALALIHEMGPIMTSIIVAGRTGSATASEIATMRVTEELEALKVMGLHPVKYVVVPKLMAITLVMPLLLTLAITAGVLGGAVIGMGYLDIHPTTYLQQSASVILLRDLVRSYSKTVVFAWVIVLIGAHFGFQVEGGAEGVGRATTKSVVAAIFAVLVLDALFSLTLL
- a CDS encoding ABC-type transport auxiliary lipoprotein family protein; amino-acid sequence: MRTFRSTKLLALLLLLGLLAGCLTPEQLPTYYYTLDYLDYTESRDLVRQEPLPYRVWIQTPEIPRTYSGRQMVVRHFGPQISYSERDLWAGRLSDFFPRLLTTRLQAYNSFRSASMDFLDSRPDFEIAMQVHRVELVRSEALSEASLDMTLTLRDGRGETILSHRSNRMQPLYSTSMELYVQTLNELILEEFDIFIDLIYAHFDERPAAARRTAAADDEQHDLEAADAPDGHGILLMPSISGIRETASFLAIDRQGREYQGVFGEDLALPAGEYHLLYGSGSAELQMQQRGVQVRRGYRTLVRPDWGELTVEIIDERRTPQDILFEVFDAEGTSYISRFPAREELGDSPDVIHLPPGLYKITLDNEPFNTYRNFTTIQIEEGKWKRLTVVVDTTEGPVRMIGAGIIDDELIALPFGNWNLSSSLHAVLNFIGSHRNYGADGAYSATLTGQLDNQLRYQQRRTTLNILQFSELGLGWDQDSGIEIREDDFDLRTAGILDVYRNLGVYARFDLNTHFFPVYDRNLPEDADPVVLEPPLFPLLMREGVGLNLRLLNAPRASLTLRSGFGLRQEFNRGVQRVTSDGYEDLEDDTSVGLEVSAMGGFRPLRRVQLNTTADLLFPLLEGENIILEWSTGLNWLLLRPLSLNYRFIVSNTPQSDLFELNYSHRLVLRLSYLLN
- a CDS encoding MlaD family protein, which translates into the protein MRLTTEQKIRLGIFWLVGGILTIGFFIWVLGDALLQSRDIYYIEFLDQPVSGLQLGSSVLYQGIQVGRVDDIRFDPEEPRRVTVVLSLQEGVPIKADVEAQLTMTGITGGRQIELIGGSRAAALLPPESYITPGTSLFDNITGDAQIIIAKVEQTLNNINLLLGPDNQQRVRSILAHVDETLAEAGEPLAASIVRLDSITEDLQQLAASAAVISARLEAVTGSPQFDSSLEAIAAGAADLQEITGRIRELTESPEWIGILQNAATTAERSAEISHNLAEIADTIAQVPLAEIAGETAVLLEQFGTTFNRMDMTIIRSSRDVLRSMEILNEILEDLSEFSRIISEDPSSLIRF
- a CDS encoding cation diffusion facilitator family transporter gives rise to the protein MKLHEKSADTAVAGLVSVVVNTALFGVKLWVGMLSGSLAIIADAWHTLSDSLSSVVVILGALVASKPEDENHPFGHQRAEWIAALIIAALLAMVALNFGVEAVQRLREGTTARYGLAAVAVTTASILIKEGLAQYCLHRARRSGSEALRADAWHHRSDAFSSVVILAGILLGSRFFWIDAVLGLAVALLIMATAISLLRRVSSLVMGESPDSELVQSLSRVANREAGHDVLLHHVHQHVYGNHREVTMHIRLDNEMSIAEAHEMVDRIEMRMRRELDVEPTIHIEPRRRVESRSAVDPHLKGRVNR